A single window of Carassius gibelio isolate Cgi1373 ecotype wild population from Czech Republic chromosome A19, carGib1.2-hapl.c, whole genome shotgun sequence DNA harbors:
- the LOC127935602 gene encoding protein S100-A11-like has translation MESAINVLVSQFKTYAGKDGSVNTLSKDEFQNLVTSQLPNFVKNASDPATIDQLMKSLDTNNDGELTFLEFWKLIGSVANQHGGF, from the exons ATGGAATCTGCCATTAACGTGCTCGTCTCCCAGTTCAAGACTTACGCAGGGAAGGATGGCTCTGTAAACACTCTGAGCAAAGACGAGTTTCAGAACTTGGTCACATCCCAGTTACCAAACTTTGTAAAG AATGCCTCTGACCCAGCCACCATTGATCAGCTGATGAAGTCATTGGATACTAATAACGATGGAGAACTGACGTTCCTGGAGTTCTGGAAGCTGATTGGCAGCGTGGCGAACCAGCATGGCGGCTTTTAG